A window of Rubricoccus marinus contains these coding sequences:
- a CDS encoding phage tail protein: MSWFRSLRSKLASSTDETVSRRRLFAGAGLAAGGLLLAPEAAARDIEPGTVVDAQGRPVTSANASSNPFLGQLMLFGGNFAPRGWALCDGQLQAIAQNQALFSLLGTAYGGDGRTTFGLPDLRGRSPIGRGQGPGLAPVSWGQRGGNETTTLSAANMPPHVHTPTAPQVQVRGAGAQAVGVTTGGAVSGGVPVGSTSSAGNGSGFSNRPPYLGMYWCIATQGVFPSRN; encoded by the coding sequence ATGTCCTGGTTCCGCAGCCTCCGTTCCAAACTCGCTTCTTCCACCGACGAGACCGTTTCGCGCCGACGTCTCTTTGCAGGCGCTGGCCTTGCCGCCGGTGGCCTTCTCCTCGCGCCAGAGGCGGCCGCTCGGGACATTGAGCCGGGCACGGTTGTGGACGCGCAGGGACGGCCTGTTACGAGTGCGAACGCGAGCTCCAACCCCTTTCTGGGGCAGTTGATGCTGTTCGGGGGCAACTTCGCGCCGCGGGGGTGGGCCCTCTGCGACGGGCAGCTGCAGGCCATCGCTCAGAACCAGGCGCTGTTCTCCCTGCTGGGGACGGCCTACGGCGGCGACGGGCGGACGACGTTCGGGCTCCCCGACCTCCGCGGCCGCTCGCCCATCGGGCGGGGCCAGGGCCCCGGGCTCGCCCCTGTCTCGTGGGGGCAGAGGGGCGGGAACGAGACGACGACGCTGAGCGCCGCGAACATGCCCCCGCACGTGCACACCCCCACGGCGCCGCAGGTGCAGGTGCGGGGGGCGGGGGCGCAGGCCGTCGGCGTGACGACGGGCGGGGCGGTGAGCGGCGGGGTCCCGGTGGGCTCGACGTCGAGCGCGGGCAACGGCAGCGGCTTCAGCAACCGACCGCCCTACCTCGGGATGTACTGGTGCATCGCTACTCAAGGCGTCTTTCCCTCCCGCAACTAG
- a CDS encoding PhoU domain-containing protein, giving the protein MKLFNFLSDAKPPLIAQSVNDLIAMVDRAGEMFDAATGALLDNETIQVDLAEMDEDINMREALIRRAVLEHVAVNPQQELSFSLIMVSVVQDAERCGDLAKSIAKATALSTAPRMGAHVGELSAIRDRVHAQFPRVHAAFSAGDRQGANEVMAEHEALKRDIGVYLQALASATDLTPNQALVLGISARMIGRVSSHLSNIISAVALPFDQLRRAPRESGGDR; this is encoded by the coding sequence ATGAAGCTGTTCAACTTCCTCTCGGACGCCAAGCCGCCGCTGATCGCGCAAAGCGTCAACGATCTCATCGCGATGGTGGACCGCGCGGGCGAGATGTTCGACGCGGCCACAGGCGCGCTGCTGGACAACGAAACCATCCAGGTGGACCTCGCCGAAATGGACGAGGACATCAACATGCGTGAGGCGCTGATCCGCCGCGCGGTCTTGGAGCACGTCGCCGTCAACCCGCAGCAGGAGCTGTCGTTCAGCCTCATCATGGTCTCCGTCGTGCAAGACGCGGAGCGGTGCGGCGACCTCGCCAAAAGCATCGCCAAGGCGACGGCGCTGTCCACGGCGCCGCGGATGGGCGCCCACGTCGGAGAGCTATCCGCCATCCGGGACCGCGTGCACGCGCAGTTCCCGCGCGTCCACGCCGCCTTCTCTGCTGGCGACCGCCAGGGCGCGAACGAGGTGATGGCCGAGCACGAGGCGCTCAAGCGCGACATCGGCGTGTACCTCCAGGCCCTCGCGAGCGCGACGGACCTGACGCCCAACCAGGCGCTCGTCCTCGGGATCTCCGCTCGTATGATCGGCCGGGTCTCCAGCCACCTGTCCAACATCATCTCGGCCGTCGCGCTCCCCTTCGATCAACTCCGCCGCGCCCCGCGCGAGTCCGGCGGCGATCGATAA
- the metG gene encoding methionine--tRNA ligase translates to MSRTPLLVTSALPYANGPLHLGHLAGAYLPADLYVRYQRLKGRDVVYVCGSDEHGAAITLRARKEGTTPQAIVDRYHEELKRALEGFGISFDAYGRTSSDIHRETSQDMFLAVEKAGGLRKKTSTQLFDPEAGLFLADRYVTGTCPVCGYEAAYGDQCENCGSALSPDDLIEPRSTLTGATPERRETTHWYLPLGEMQPDLQAWIDTKSDWKPNVLGQVRSWLQDGLQDRAMTRDLDWGVPVPPEAEGETDGKVLYVWFDAPIGYVSITREWAEAQGDPDLWRRYWQVHEDEAGETVTPELMHFIGKDNIVFHCLIFPAILMAQNAARPELPQFVLPANVPANEFLNLEGQKLSTSRGWAVWAEEALEAFPLDLLRYGLAVNLPETKDADFSWGEFQARVNGELADVVGNFVNRALTFAARFCDGEVPALASPSEKDRAMLDALPLASEKVGAAYEKVRLRDATQEAVGLARLGNQYLQETEPWKTRKTDEQAMRNTVHVALQVCASLSILLDPVVPDSMARLRAMLNLGAIRASGAPEAGATPEASGALGWEDAARPVLEAGHALGESDILFRKIEDEEIEAQRQLLADRSASASASGGDAPEAEGEPYAPLGAEIVFDQFTPLDMRVGKIIAAEPHPKADKLLRFDVDMGFETRQILSGVREHLAPEAMIGLSVVVVANLAPRTIRGLESQGMILFAENRDGALVPVSTEGEPGAIVK, encoded by the coding sequence ATGTCTCGCACCCCGCTTCTCGTCACCTCCGCGCTCCCGTACGCCAACGGGCCGCTCCACCTCGGCCACCTCGCGGGGGCCTACCTCCCCGCCGATCTCTATGTGCGCTACCAACGCCTCAAGGGGCGCGACGTGGTCTACGTCTGCGGGTCCGATGAGCATGGCGCGGCCATCACGCTTCGCGCGAGAAAAGAGGGGACGACGCCCCAGGCTATCGTGGACCGCTACCACGAGGAGTTGAAGCGGGCGCTGGAAGGCTTCGGGATCTCGTTCGACGCCTACGGGCGCACGTCGTCGGACATCCACCGTGAGACGAGCCAGGACATGTTTCTGGCGGTCGAAAAGGCGGGCGGGCTGCGCAAAAAGACGAGCACACAACTTTTCGACCCCGAGGCGGGACTGTTCCTCGCCGACCGCTACGTGACGGGCACCTGCCCCGTCTGCGGCTACGAAGCCGCCTACGGCGACCAGTGCGAGAACTGTGGCTCGGCGCTCTCGCCGGACGACTTGATTGAGCCGCGGAGCACGCTCACGGGCGCCACGCCGGAGCGCCGCGAGACCACGCACTGGTACCTCCCGCTGGGCGAGATGCAGCCCGACCTCCAGGCGTGGATCGACACCAAAAGCGATTGGAAGCCCAACGTGCTAGGACAGGTCCGTTCCTGGCTGCAAGACGGCCTCCAGGACCGCGCCATGACGCGGGACCTCGACTGGGGCGTGCCCGTCCCGCCAGAGGCCGAGGGCGAGACCGACGGCAAGGTGCTCTACGTGTGGTTCGACGCGCCGATTGGCTACGTCTCCATCACGCGCGAGTGGGCGGAGGCGCAGGGCGACCCGGACCTCTGGCGCCGGTACTGGCAGGTCCACGAAGACGAGGCGGGCGAAACAGTCACGCCCGAGTTGATGCACTTTATCGGCAAGGACAACATCGTTTTCCACTGCCTGATCTTCCCCGCGATCCTGATGGCGCAGAACGCAGCGCGGCCAGAACTCCCGCAGTTCGTGCTGCCTGCGAACGTGCCCGCCAACGAGTTCCTCAACCTGGAAGGGCAGAAGCTGAGCACGAGCCGTGGCTGGGCCGTCTGGGCCGAGGAGGCGCTGGAGGCCTTCCCGCTCGACCTCTTGCGCTACGGCCTCGCGGTCAACCTGCCGGAGACGAAGGACGCGGACTTCTCGTGGGGCGAGTTCCAGGCCCGCGTCAACGGCGAGCTGGCCGACGTGGTCGGCAACTTCGTCAACCGCGCGCTGACCTTTGCCGCCCGCTTCTGCGATGGGGAGGTGCCCGCACTCGCGAGCCCATCCGAGAAAGACCGCGCGATGCTGGACGCGCTGCCTCTGGCGTCCGAGAAAGTCGGCGCGGCGTACGAGAAAGTGCGGCTGCGCGACGCCACGCAAGAGGCCGTGGGCCTGGCGCGGCTGGGCAACCAGTATTTGCAGGAGACGGAGCCCTGGAAGACGCGCAAGACCGACGAGCAGGCCATGCGCAACACGGTCCACGTGGCGCTGCAGGTGTGCGCCTCGCTCTCGATCCTGCTGGACCCCGTCGTGCCCGATTCCATGGCGCGTCTCCGCGCGATGCTAAACCTCGGTGCCATCCGCGCCTCTGGCGCGCCGGAAGCTGGAGCCACACCAGAGGCCTCTGGCGCGCTCGGCTGGGAGGACGCGGCCCGACCGGTTCTGGAAGCCGGTCACGCACTGGGCGAGTCCGACATCCTCTTTCGCAAAATCGAGGACGAGGAGATCGAAGCGCAGCGGCAACTTCTGGCGGATCGCTCGGCGTCCGCGTCGGCCTCTGGCGGGGACGCGCCAGAGGCGGAGGGCGAGCCGTATGCGCCTCTGGGAGCCGAGATCGTCTTCGATCAGTTCACGCCGCTGGACATGCGGGTCGGCAAGATCATCGCTGCGGAGCCGCACCCGAAGGCGGACAAACTGCTCCGCTTCGACGTGGATATGGGCTTCGAGACGCGGCAGATCCTCTCGGGCGTGCGCGAGCACCTCGCGCCAGAGGCCATGATCGGCCTCTCGGTCGTGGTCGTGGCCAACCTCGCGCCGCGGACGATTCGTGGGCTGGAATCGCAGGGGATGATCTTGTTTGCGGAGAATCGAGACGGTGCGCTTGTGCCCGTTAGTACGGAGGGGGAACCGGGCGCCATTGTGAAGTAA
- a CDS encoding T9SS type A sorting domain-containing protein — MTSFTVDTDGDYDVTVLEPINDPAFPGTDDTGLIVYETSFDPANACTNLVGIGNEIAGSGLTVTLDDATNYVLVVFGVFGTEDDYEVRIQGPAATVVTVPQPVLTTELNGVRDYRVLALPTGGTYDDLLAPLWTQGFQNSDDPAGGCSAYDYAETAASFEGGYTCFTDQNATWQRGRGAYVYVYADDDLTTPTVIDGGFPKTLSVDDPGFADDGAPFTFPVAGDADPILTYTNNPGVPSYQEGWNLLGNPLTAGMDWDETVRGGGLTPTIYVLDPNYFGGDYRTWTANIGGDLPGGVVPAFQGFFAKAVAANPTLTVPVAAVVAPGPNVYGKDASSAPLRFELSLNGEPVSAAFVAAAPEAALGLDTQDAYRLTPAAYPRTVLSTHTVGDAEATPLALNALPAEATGEIEMALEVAAEGHGAGPLALTLAWSGALPEGWTAEIVDRELQTTVALTEGGTYAFEMDVLQGDAKARPAGLGLALGADAAPQAKSAGAAVTSGERFVLRVTPQSVTTGTDAPEAPSLAVSSVWPNPASRRAEIKVSVPSPEHVRVSVHDALGREVAVAYDAELAASADVALDLSPLAVGVYAVRVVGTSFQTVRSMTVVR; from the coding sequence GTGACGTCCTTCACCGTCGACACCGATGGGGACTACGACGTGACGGTTCTGGAGCCCATCAATGACCCCGCATTTCCTGGCACCGACGACACGGGGCTGATCGTCTATGAGACATCGTTCGATCCCGCGAACGCGTGTACGAACCTCGTAGGCATCGGGAACGAGATCGCTGGAAGCGGACTGACCGTCACGCTGGATGACGCCACGAACTACGTGCTCGTCGTCTTTGGCGTGTTCGGGACCGAGGACGACTACGAGGTTCGCATCCAGGGGCCTGCAGCAACGGTGGTAACGGTTCCTCAGCCGGTTCTCACCACGGAACTCAACGGCGTGCGCGACTACCGCGTGCTCGCGTTGCCCACCGGCGGCACCTACGACGACCTCCTCGCGCCGCTCTGGACGCAAGGTTTCCAGAACTCAGACGACCCTGCCGGCGGTTGCTCGGCGTACGACTACGCCGAAACCGCGGCGAGCTTCGAGGGCGGCTACACCTGCTTTACGGACCAGAACGCGACGTGGCAGCGCGGCCGCGGGGCGTACGTCTACGTGTATGCCGACGATGACCTCACGACTCCGACGGTGATCGACGGCGGGTTCCCCAAGACCCTGAGCGTGGACGATCCCGGCTTCGCGGATGACGGGGCGCCCTTCACGTTCCCCGTAGCGGGCGACGCCGATCCGATCCTCACGTACACGAACAACCCCGGCGTGCCGAGCTACCAGGAGGGGTGGAACCTGCTGGGGAACCCTCTCACGGCCGGCATGGACTGGGACGAGACCGTCCGCGGCGGCGGGCTCACGCCGACGATCTACGTGCTCGACCCGAACTACTTCGGGGGGGACTACCGGACGTGGACGGCGAACATCGGGGGGGACCTCCCGGGCGGTGTCGTCCCGGCGTTCCAGGGCTTCTTCGCCAAGGCCGTCGCGGCGAACCCGACGCTGACCGTTCCCGTAGCGGCCGTGGTCGCGCCAGGCCCGAACGTGTATGGCAAGGACGCCTCTAGCGCTCCGCTCCGCTTCGAGCTCTCGCTGAACGGTGAGCCGGTCTCGGCCGCGTTCGTCGCGGCGGCGCCAGAGGCCGCGCTCGGCCTGGACACGCAGGATGCGTACCGGCTGACGCCCGCAGCATACCCGCGGACGGTTCTCAGCACGCACACGGTCGGTGATGCGGAGGCAACGCCTCTGGCGCTGAACGCACTCCCGGCCGAGGCCACAGGCGAGATCGAGATGGCGCTGGAAGTCGCGGCCGAGGGACACGGAGCCGGGCCTCTGGCGTTGACGCTGGCATGGAGCGGCGCGCTGCCCGAGGGCTGGACGGCGGAGATTGTGGACCGCGAACTGCAGACGACTGTCGCGCTGACGGAGGGAGGGACGTACGCGTTCGAGATGGACGTGCTGCAGGGCGACGCGAAAGCGCGGCCCGCAGGACTCGGCCTCGCGCTCGGTGCCGACGCGGCGCCCCAGGCGAAATCCGCCGGTGCCGCCGTGACCTCTGGCGAGCGCTTCGTCCTTCGGGTCACGCCGCAGTCGGTGACGACCGGGACGGACGCGCCAGAGGCCCCAAGCCTCGCGGTCTCGTCGGTATGGCCGAACCCGGCTTCGCGCCGCGCGGAGATCAAGGTCTCGGTCCCGAGCCCGGAGCACGTCCGCGTCAGCGTCCACGACGCCCTCGGCCGTGAGGTGGCAGTGGCGTACGACGCCGAACTCGCGGCGTCGGCCGATGTCGCGCTGGACCTCTCGCCTCTGGCGGTCGGCGTGTACGCCGTCCGCGTGGTGGGCACGAGCTTCCAGACCGTGCGCTCGATGACGGTCGTCCGCTAG
- a CDS encoding lysylphosphatidylglycerol synthase domain-containing protein translates to MSAPLLFALKALLAALVLAFVVQVVDPEAALAAAREAWMAPLLLALALVPANVSLEAYRWWRLVTHLAPDVRFRSALGAILGGYPLGLLTPGRVGEIAGRAALLRALPAGQSAALTVAEKVATLAAILVGGLIAVGHLLLTSAAPSPLWVPTVVFTALWTAVLLLAVLHPSAARAFLGAILPFAPVRRALGAFDAIPTREAVALLALSFGRYLIFASQFVLLVLAFAPQAAVGAVASGVALVLFAKSAVHSVTLGDLGVREGAAVFFLGSAGVSEAAALNASLAIFGFNLLLPALVGVPFLLRLRLSRSSAPAIS, encoded by the coding sequence GTGTCTGCCCCCCTCCTCTTCGCCCTGAAGGCGCTCCTCGCGGCGCTCGTGCTCGCGTTTGTTGTGCAGGTCGTGGATCCAGAGGCGGCGCTCGCCGCAGCGCGAGAGGCCTGGATGGCGCCGCTGCTGCTCGCGCTCGCGCTCGTGCCCGCAAACGTCAGTCTGGAAGCGTACCGCTGGTGGCGGCTGGTGACGCACCTCGCCCCCGACGTGCGCTTTCGAAGCGCTCTCGGCGCGATCCTGGGCGGCTATCCGCTGGGTTTGCTTACCCCCGGCCGCGTCGGCGAGATCGCAGGGCGCGCGGCGCTGCTGCGGGCGCTCCCGGCCGGGCAGTCCGCCGCGCTCACAGTCGCGGAAAAGGTGGCGACCCTGGCCGCCATCCTTGTCGGTGGGCTCATCGCCGTGGGCCACCTGCTGCTGACGAGCGCCGCGCCGTCGCCACTCTGGGTGCCGACGGTCGTGTTCACCGCGCTCTGGACCGCCGTGCTCCTGCTCGCGGTCTTGCACCCCTCGGCCGCGCGGGCGTTCCTCGGCGCCATTCTCCCCTTTGCGCCGGTCCGCCGCGCCCTCGGCGCGTTCGACGCCATCCCAACCCGCGAGGCCGTCGCGCTTCTCGCGCTCTCGTTCGGCCGCTACCTCATCTTCGCGAGCCAGTTCGTGCTGCTCGTGCTCGCCTTCGCGCCCCAGGCCGCCGTCGGCGCCGTGGCCTCTGGCGTCGCGCTCGTGCTCTTCGCCAAAAGCGCCGTCCACTCCGTCACCCTCGGCGATCTCGGGGTCCGCGAGGGCGCGGCGGTGTTCTTCCTGGGAAGCGCGGGCGTTTCCGAAGCCGCGGCGTTGAACGCTTCGCTCGCCATCTTCGGGTTCAACCTGCTCCTCCCGGCCCTCGTCGGCGTGCCGTTCCTCCTGAGGCTCCGCCTCTCTCGCTCCTCCGCTCCCGCCATCTCGTGA
- a CDS encoding phage tail protein, translating into MMLPHGADAKPLDVEPGSVVDAMGRPVPQADVSGTEPFIGQLMLVGFNFAPRGWALCDGQLQAIAQNQALFSLLGTAYGGDGRTTFGLPDLRGRSPIGRGQGPGLAPVSWGQRGGNETTTLSAANMPPHVHTPTAPQVQVRGAGAQAVGVTTGGAVSGGVPVGSTSSAGNGSGFSNRPPYLGMYWCVSLFGIYPSRN; encoded by the coding sequence ATGATGCTTCCACACGGTGCCGACGCCAAGCCCCTGGACGTAGAACCTGGCTCCGTTGTAGACGCGATGGGGCGTCCGGTCCCCCAAGCTGACGTATCAGGCACTGAGCCGTTTATCGGCCAGCTGATGCTCGTTGGGTTCAACTTCGCGCCGCGGGGGTGGGCCCTCTGCGACGGGCAGCTGCAGGCCATCGCTCAGAACCAGGCGCTGTTCTCCCTGCTGGGGACGGCCTACGGCGGCGACGGGCGGACGACGTTCGGGCTCCCCGACCTCCGCGGCCGCTCGCCCATCGGGCGGGGCCAGGGCCCCGGGCTCGCCCCTGTCTCGTGGGGGCAGAGGGGCGGGAACGAGACGACGACGCTGAGCGCCGCGAACATGCCCCCGCACGTGCACACCCCCACGGCGCCGCAGGTGCAGGTGCGGGGGGCGGGGGCGCAGGCCGTCGGCGTGACGACGGGCGGGGCGGTGAGCGGCGGGGTCCCGGTGGGCTCGACGTCGAGCGCGGGCAACGGCAGCGGCTTCAGCAACCGACCGCCCTACCTCGGGATGTACTGGTGCGTCTCTCTCTTTGGCATTTACCCCTCGCGCAACTAA
- the purD gene encoding phosphoribosylamine--glycine ligase, producing MKVLVVGSGGREHALLLALARSPQRPTLLCAPGNAGTAPLARNVPIAADDIDGLVGLAQSEAVDLVVVGPEVPLVLGLADRLREAGIATFGPDARGARIEGSKAYANTLMDRAGVPTARSRTFEAGDAEAARGYVEAHALPVVLKADGLAAGKGVVIAESTPEALSALDDMLGGQFGEAGATVVIEDFLEGEEASVFAVTDGEAVVFLATAQDHKRIGEGDTGPNTGGMGAYAPAPAVTPETLEQVRERIVQPVLKALRDEGADYRGVLFCGLMLTDSGPQVIEFNCRFGDPETQVILPLLDSDPLDLLWRAATHTLAGAEVAISPEAAACVVLASAGYPGSYEKGKPIDGLDDASGVATVIHAGTRREGDEVVTNGGRVLGVVGRGATLVQALGAAYEGVDLMTFEGKTFRRDIGRRGLAHVVDP from the coding sequence ATGAAAGTCCTCGTCGTCGGAAGCGGAGGCCGTGAGCACGCGCTGCTCCTCGCGCTTGCCCGCAGCCCCCAGCGGCCCACCCTCCTGTGCGCGCCCGGCAACGCCGGGACGGCGCCCCTGGCGCGCAACGTCCCCATCGCCGCAGACGACATCGACGGGCTGGTTGGGCTCGCCCAATCCGAGGCCGTCGACCTCGTCGTCGTGGGCCCCGAGGTCCCGCTCGTCCTCGGCCTCGCCGACCGGCTCCGCGAAGCGGGCATCGCGACGTTCGGGCCGGACGCCAGAGGCGCGCGCATCGAGGGCTCCAAGGCCTACGCCAACACGCTCATGGACCGCGCGGGCGTGCCCACAGCGCGCTCGCGCACGTTCGAAGCGGGCGACGCCGAGGCGGCGCGGGGCTACGTCGAAGCCCACGCGCTTCCCGTCGTGCTCAAAGCCGACGGCCTCGCGGCTGGCAAAGGCGTCGTGATCGCGGAGTCCACGCCAGAGGCCCTCTCGGCGCTGGACGACATGCTGGGCGGGCAGTTCGGTGAGGCCGGCGCGACGGTCGTGATCGAGGACTTTCTGGAAGGGGAGGAGGCCAGCGTGTTTGCGGTCACGGATGGCGAGGCGGTCGTTTTCCTCGCGACGGCGCAGGACCACAAGCGCATCGGCGAGGGCGACACGGGACCTAACACGGGCGGTATGGGAGCCTACGCTCCGGCGCCCGCCGTCACGCCAGAGACGCTGGAGCAGGTGCGCGAGCGCATCGTGCAGCCGGTCCTGAAGGCACTCCGCGACGAGGGCGCCGACTACCGCGGCGTGCTCTTCTGCGGCCTCATGCTGACGGATTCCGGTCCGCAGGTGATCGAGTTCAACTGCCGCTTCGGCGACCCCGAGACGCAGGTGATCCTGCCGCTCCTGGACTCGGATCCGCTCGACCTCCTCTGGCGCGCGGCCACCCACACGCTCGCGGGCGCCGAAGTCGCCATCTCGCCAGAGGCCGCGGCCTGTGTCGTCCTCGCCTCGGCGGGCTACCCTGGCAGCTACGAGAAGGGCAAGCCGATTGATGGTCTGGACGACGCCTCTGGCGTCGCGACCGTCATCCACGCCGGGACGCGGCGCGAAGGCGACGAGGTGGTGACGAACGGCGGGCGCGTGCTCGGCGTCGTCGGGCGGGGGGCGACGCTCGTGCAGGCGCTCGGCGCGGCGTACGAGGGCGTGGACCTCATGACGTTCGAGGGCAAAACGTTCCGGCGCGACATCGGCCGCCGCGGCCTCGCGCACGTGGTGGACCCGTGA
- a CDS encoding Na/Pi symporter, which translates to MATPTRPHDEDHTDLKTGVVPLTDDDLDGDPLTPAQGLPLWVRILLLIGVMMMFIVALELMGDGIKGLGKSSFDLEGILAKATGSALLGLITGILATSLVQSSSTTTSIVVSLVATGVLSVESAIPVIMGANIGTTVTNTIVSMGHITQPEEFRRAMAGATVHDFFNWLAVLILLPLELLFGIISKPATALANSIPGVEGGGLGDTPFDMFAKWIGGSLLGENPWLIAGLGLLLLFIALRYLVVLLKSMVLGRSEGALDKYIFGKPLLAMGFGLVLTFLVQSSSVTTSLVVPLIGAGVLTVRQVFPYMLGSNVGTTATALLAALVAISGGEPAAVAGLTIALCHMMFNVFGIAIVYPISFIREIPIRMAEFIGDLAFKNRFYAIAYLLGLFYALPLVLEFVLGAIR; encoded by the coding sequence ATGGCCACCCCCACCCGCCCTCACGACGAGGACCACACCGACCTCAAGACGGGCGTCGTCCCCCTCACCGATGACGACCTCGATGGGGACCCGCTGACGCCTGCCCAAGGGCTGCCGCTGTGGGTCCGCATCCTGCTCCTGATCGGCGTGATGATGATGTTCATCGTCGCGCTGGAGCTCATGGGCGACGGCATCAAGGGGCTGGGCAAGAGCTCGTTCGACCTCGAAGGCATCCTCGCGAAGGCCACAGGCAGCGCGTTGCTCGGTCTTATCACGGGCATCCTCGCGACGAGCTTGGTCCAGTCGTCCTCCACGACGACCTCGATCGTGGTGAGCCTCGTGGCCACAGGCGTGCTCTCCGTCGAAAGCGCGATCCCGGTCATCATGGGCGCCAACATCGGCACGACGGTGACCAACACCATCGTCTCGATGGGCCACATTACGCAGCCGGAGGAGTTCCGCCGCGCGATGGCGGGGGCTACCGTCCACGACTTCTTTAACTGGCTGGCCGTCCTCATCCTGCTCCCGCTGGAGCTCCTCTTCGGCATCATCTCGAAGCCCGCGACGGCCCTCGCCAACTCCATCCCGGGCGTCGAAGGCGGCGGCCTGGGCGACACGCCGTTCGACATGTTCGCGAAGTGGATCGGCGGCTCCTTGCTGGGCGAGAACCCGTGGTTGATTGCGGGACTCGGCCTGCTGCTGCTGTTCATCGCGCTCCGCTACCTCGTGGTGCTGCTCAAGAGCATGGTGCTCGGCCGCAGCGAGGGCGCGCTCGACAAGTACATCTTCGGCAAGCCGCTTCTGGCGATGGGTTTCGGACTGGTGCTGACGTTTCTCGTGCAGTCCTCGTCGGTCACGACGAGCCTCGTGGTGCCCCTGATCGGCGCAGGCGTCCTGACCGTCCGGCAGGTGTTTCCGTACATGCTCGGCAGCAACGTCGGGACCACGGCCACGGCGCTTCTGGCAGCGCTGGTCGCCATCTCCGGCGGCGAACCGGCGGCCGTGGCGGGGCTCACCATCGCGCTGTGCCACATGATGTTCAACGTGTTCGGCATCGCCATTGTCTACCCGATCTCGTTTATCCGCGAGATCCCGATCCGGATGGCGGAGTTCATCGGCGACCTCGCGTTCAAGAACCGCTTTTACGCCATCGCCTACCTGTTGGGGCTGTTCTACGCGCTCCCGCTGGTTCTGGAGTTCGTCCTCGGCGCGATCCGGTAA
- a CDS encoding glycosyltransferase — translation MTTAFGLLLVGLGVHYAVHLGRSGAAFARAMRASDAEPLAPEAALPVVTVVVAARNEEASIEACVRSILASDYPEDRLEVIVADDDSTDATAAIVRRVQKAVNASVPARGLVLAGDDEPEPLADAPPERLRLLSIPHDPLRIRAHKKRAIETGVGHARGEIVLTTDADCVVPPSWVRAMADGLADQGTALVSGPVRFDGSGGLFGRMQALDFVGMMALGAGGILLGQPHLANGASLGYRRDAFERLGGFDGIDDVTSGDDELLMQKLAYAPAGRDTPTTGVRFVARPDAAVVTQPARTLRQFTAQRLRWASKGAHYPARLQFLIAQVGGFYVMLLVGTLGLPLWPAFGAWLLAGFLLKTAGDLSLLVPATGLLRQRRLLALYPLYALLHIPQTLLAGLGGAMGAGFEWKGRRLDR, via the coding sequence GTGACGACCGCTTTCGGACTGCTGCTGGTCGGGCTGGGCGTGCACTACGCGGTGCACCTCGGTCGCTCGGGCGCCGCGTTCGCGCGCGCGATGCGGGCCTCCGACGCCGAGCCTCTGGCGCCAGAGGCCGCACTCCCCGTTGTGACGGTCGTGGTGGCGGCTCGCAACGAAGAAGCGTCCATCGAGGCGTGCGTGCGGAGCATCCTCGCGAGCGACTACCCCGAGGACCGGTTGGAGGTCATCGTGGCCGACGACGACTCGACCGACGCGACGGCCGCGATCGTGCGACGCGTGCAAAAGGCCGTCAACGCGAGCGTCCCCGCCCGAGGCCTCGTGCTCGCGGGCGATGACGAGCCCGAGCCTCTGGCGGACGCGCCCCCGGAGCGCCTACGGCTGCTCTCCATCCCGCACGACCCGCTGCGCATCCGCGCTCACAAAAAGCGCGCGATCGAGACCGGCGTTGGCCACGCCAGAGGCGAGATCGTGCTGACGACGGACGCGGACTGCGTGGTGCCACCTTCGTGGGTGCGCGCGATGGCAGACGGCCTCGCAGACCAGGGCACGGCGCTCGTCTCCGGCCCGGTCCGCTTCGACGGCAGCGGTGGGCTGTTCGGGCGTATGCAAGCGCTGGACTTCGTGGGCATGATGGCGCTCGGCGCCGGGGGGATCCTATTGGGACAGCCGCACCTCGCCAACGGCGCCTCTCTGGGCTACCGGCGCGACGCCTTTGAACGCCTGGGCGGCTTCGACGGCATCGACGACGTGACCAGCGGCGACGACGAGTTGCTGATGCAGAAGCTGGCCTACGCGCCGGCCGGCCGAGACACGCCCACCACGGGCGTCCGGTTCGTCGCCCGGCCCGACGCGGCCGTTGTCACCCAGCCTGCGCGCACGTTGCGGCAGTTCACGGCGCAACGCCTGCGCTGGGCCTCCAAAGGCGCGCATTACCCGGCACGGCTCCAGTTCCTCATCGCGCAGGTCGGCGGCTTCTACGTCATGCTACTCGTGGGAACGCTCGGCCTTCCGCTGTGGCCCGCGTTCGGCGCCTGGCTCCTCGCCGGTTTCCTCCTCAAAACCGCAGGCGACCTCTCGCTCCTGGTCCCTGCCACGGGCCTCTTGCGCCAGAGGCGTCTGCTCGCGCTCTACCCGCTCTACGCGCTGCTGCACATCCCGCAGACGCTTCTCGCCGGGCTCGGCGGCGCGATGGGGGCAGGCTTCGAGTGGAAGGGGCGGCGGCTGGACCGCTAG